The genomic window ACGGCGGAGAAGAAGCGGCGATTCGTGTGGGTGCTGAAGCTGAAGTTGCCACGAAGGAGAaagcgagagagagacgaCATCGTTTTTAGCTGTATGCAaaggtttttctcttcttttttttggatcgGAGTGTTCAAAGGTTTTTAGTCAGGGGAACGGCTTTAATACTTCAAATTAGGTTTGGTAACAATATAAAGCAAATGAACCCTAAATTACTTTTgtattattcaaaatttcaaacttaTTACTCATTAGTCATTAGTGAATGTACtttgtattattaaaaattaaaaactgagaattattttttataatctgtatatttatgatttttccaTTAAAACTATGTTCATTTGTCCATTCTACCAATGCATTTGGTTTGCACTAAAAAGCTTAGAAAGagtcataaaaaaaacaatgagcATTACCTTGAGTTGGAGACTAGTTATCTCGTATGAAGCTCAAGGAGAGCTTACTTCACGACGAATCTTAGAAGGAATATATACCTCTGACAAAAAGGACAGTGAGTGAACTGAGAGTGCTTCGATCTCAAACTTGACCCCTCTTTTCAACATCGTTTCAAGTTCCAACCTTAGACGACCAAAATCGTTTTGATCAAGACTAGTTTTTGTCATTTGGTtgaaatgtaaatataaaaaagtcAGGGAAGTTTTTCATACCTCCATTGTGGCATTTCACGCTTCAGGTAGCATCTAAGCAACATTGCTTCAGTTCTTTTCTTATCTGTCCGGGGAAGTTGTTACAATCTCAAAAAAGGAAGCAGTGAAAAATAGGAAAATCTAAAGATTTAAGGCGATAAGGTGTTTAATGATCTCTTACCTTCTTCTGTCAGTGGCAAAAGACACTGTTTGGGAACACTATATACCTCAGAGTCTGAAGGAAAAGCTCCCAACCATTTCATATCTGGTGCTCGTAATGATTCAATATCATAGGCCATTTGCTtacagaaagaaaacaagtgaCATAAGGAAAATGGTTCAAAATGAAATGGGTCAGTGCCATATCACATTATCActatcaacaaaaacaatgcaAGCGGTGAAATTTTCCGAGTTCAGTCATCTATATTTTGTAACAGAATCTAACCATGGAGCCAAAACGGTATGTGGCTAGGATCTCAAAGCCATATGGATCACAGTCGACTAGACAATGCACAGGTAGATGCAACTTCTCCATCAGGAGTCGCAAGAACCTGGAAAGAATCTGTGTTATTCGCTGATATATTAATCAATAGAAGATAATGTCTGATAAAATAGTATTCCAGGAACCTGGGATTAAGTTATGTACCTTCTTGTTGAGACATCTGGATATCCTCTTCCCTGCCAAAAACAATCGTAACTTTGATGTCAAACATAAAATGGAAATGAAAACTAGTCAAAACTGAAATCAGTAAGAATGAAGCAGATTTCTTACTGTGATAACAATGCAGCGGTTCGTCTTGCAAAACATGTCATTTGCTAAACGCTGGAATACTATAAACCATGGATGAAAGCGATTTAGtcatgaagaaagaaaaccatCTTCCTAGTTACTACATAAATAAGAGGTCTTTCTTACCTGTTTCTTTTTCCACAACCAGTATGTACTCAGCTAAGCTAACAATATCTGCAAGCAGGAAAATGACATCCAATTATAGTTCCTGA from Arabidopsis thaliana chromosome 3, partial sequence includes these protein-coding regions:
- the ATSPO11-1 gene encoding Spo11/DNA topoisomerase VI, subunit A protein (ATSPO11-1; CONTAINS InterPro DOMAIN/s: Spo11/DNA topoisomerase VI, subunit A, N-terminal (InterPro:IPR013049), Meiotic recombination, Spo11 (InterPro:IPR013048), Spo11/DNA topoisomerase VI, subunit A (InterPro:IPR002815); BEST Arabidopsis thaliana protein match is: Spo11/DNA topoisomerase VI, subunit A protein (TAIR:AT5G02820.1); Has 908 Blast hits to 908 proteins in 313 species: Archae - 216; Bacteria - 16; Metazoa - 170; Fungi - 122; Plants - 151; Viruses - 0; Other Eukaryotes - 233 (source: NCBI BLink).) gives rise to the protein MEGKFAISESTNLLQRIKDFTQSVVVDLAEGRSPKISINQFRNYCMNPEADCLCSSDKPKGQEIFTLKKEPQTYRIDMLLRVLLIVQQLLQENRHASKRDIYYMHPSAFKAQSIVDRAIGDICILFQCSRYNLNVVSVGNGLVMGWLKFREAGRKFDCLNSLNTAYPVPVLVEEVEDIVSLAEYILVVEKETVFQRLANDMFCKTNRCIVITGRGYPDVSTRRFLRLLMEKLHLPVHCLVDCDPYGFEILATYRFGSMQMAYDIESLRAPDMKWLGAFPSDSEVYSVPKQCLLPLTEEDKKRTEAMLLRCYLKREMPQWRLELETMLKRGVKFEIEALSVHSLSFLSEVYIPSKIRREVSSP